From a region of the Candidatus Woesearchaeota archaeon genome:
- a CDS encoding glycosyltransferase, translating into MVLPVIKEKYKRTENKIPQLRFGMLHSFMGLADGVSIVMQQVEDVIVGQLGAPRENIFYLVGKAGKKEDCIQVYDDFHADGPLNNLAKARYETGFSNEERARIEDAITRAKETIKTFVTTNNIDIIIAHNTCFPANFILGVALSRYYQEEILSGNKTPKYILWWHDSHLERPTFLFPAQEIERYVLKGIPGPYIEHIVFINSLQLRIAEPYFLKLDRKKPGFYEKMLRSNNVIYNTTDMVIKNHTDLKQEKFQEKVTTFFNAFKVHKKLLALQSSVDETLFILQHTRMVGRKRIDFALRFAFALYKQAQQTDSLKKYKTIYFLISGNDADNQQEKLLALHKELSKNYETNNVLLVFAQDQNTTLRFEDYPLIFAQLNGIATYFSEIEGFGNNFLEIMASGLIPIIYEYPVYVSDIEKFGFQLISIPEFLLTSELLDQTMTLLADTKKQQQWANNNIKILKRHLSHKTMARALRRAILLKRTHWRKSKKNKS; encoded by the coding sequence ATGGTTTTACCGGTCATTAAAGAGAAATATAAACGAACAGAAAACAAGATACCTCAACTCAGATTTGGCATGCTGCATAGCTTTATGGGTCTTGCAGATGGTGTCTCAATTGTCATGCAACAAGTTGAAGATGTTATTGTGGGTCAATTAGGTGCTCCGCGAGAAAATATTTTTTATTTAGTGGGTAAAGCAGGTAAAAAAGAAGATTGTATACAGGTTTATGATGATTTTCATGCAGATGGACCATTAAATAACCTTGCAAAAGCACGTTATGAGACTGGTTTTAGTAACGAAGAACGAGCACGCATAGAAGATGCTATAACTAGAGCGAAAGAAACTATTAAAACATTTGTTACAACAAATAATATTGATATTATTATAGCTCATAATACGTGTTTTCCAGCAAACTTTATTTTGGGCGTTGCACTAAGCAGATATTATCAAGAAGAAATATTATCAGGAAACAAAACACCTAAATATATACTATGGTGGCATGATTCGCATCTTGAGCGACCAACATTTTTATTCCCTGCACAAGAAATAGAACGTTATGTGCTTAAAGGAATTCCAGGGCCGTATATTGAACACATCGTTTTTATTAATTCACTTCAGCTTCGTATTGCAGAACCTTATTTTCTTAAACTAGACCGAAAAAAACCCGGATTTTATGAAAAGATGCTGCGAAGCAATAACGTCATTTATAACACAACTGATATGGTTATTAAAAATCATACAGATTTAAAGCAAGAAAAATTTCAAGAAAAAGTTACAACATTCTTTAACGCATTTAAGGTACATAAAAAACTTTTAGCACTACAAAGTTCTGTAGACGAAACATTATTTATACTACAACATACACGTATGGTGGGGCGAAAACGAATAGATTTTGCGCTTCGCTTCGCTTTTGCTCTCTATAAACAAGCGCAACAAACAGACTCTCTAAAAAAATATAAAACAATTTATTTTCTTATTAGTGGCAATGATGCAGACAATCAACAAGAAAAATTATTAGCGCTTCATAAAGAACTTTCTAAGAACTATGAAACAAATAATGTACTTTTAGTTTTTGCACAAGACCAAAACACAACCCTGCGTTTTGAAGACTATCCGCTTATTTTTGCACAACTTAATGGTATTGCAACGTATTTTAGCGAAATTGAAGGATTTGGTAATAACTTTCTTGAAATCATGGCTTCAGGACTCATCCCTATTATTTATGAATATCCAGTTTATGTTAGCGATATAGAAAAATTTGGTTTTCAGCTCATTAGCATACCAGAATTTTTGCTTACATCAGAATTACTGGATCAAACAATGACTCTTCTTGCAGATACTAAAAAACAACAACAATGGGCAAACAATAATATTAAAATACTTAAAAGACATTTATCACATAAAACTATGGCTCGCGCATTGCGACGAGCAATACTTTTGAAACGAACACATTGGCGAAAATCAAAAAAGAACAAATCTTAA
- a CDS encoding YdcF family protein → MGKLYECAIILGGGIQEDGTLPSWVIKRLKRAKELYDQDAVHHLVLCGKGRGEPVISEARLMKHYLREKGVAPEHLKFEERSEDTWQNAYFARTMVVDTHHWERILVITSEFHLKRTEMIFSLVFGDSYNLYFEGVDDSDIDSEKLAKRKQFEIELIDYIIDNILPDIRRGDLDACKEFFFNSGSKHYKEYEEFVNSLNQRLRTLY, encoded by the coding sequence ATGGGAAAACTTTATGAATGTGCAATAATCCTTGGAGGAGGCATACAAGAAGATGGAACGCTTCCATCATGGGTTATTAAACGACTTAAGCGTGCTAAAGAACTCTACGATCAGGATGCAGTGCATCATCTTGTGCTTTGTGGGAAGGGACGTGGCGAACCAGTTATTAGCGAAGCACGACTCATGAAACATTATTTACGAGAAAAAGGAGTTGCGCCTGAACATCTTAAATTTGAAGAACGTTCAGAAGATACTTGGCAAAATGCTTATTTTGCACGAACGATGGTTGTTGATACACATCATTGGGAACGTATTTTAGTTATTACTAGCGAATTTCATCTTAAAAGAACAGAAATGATTTTCTCACTAGTTTTTGGGGATTCTTACAATTTATATTTTGAAGGCGTTGATGATAGCGATATAGATTCAGAAAAACTAGCTAAACGAAAACAATTCGAAATTGAACTTATAGATTACATTATAGATAATATTTTACCAGACATTAGACGTGGTGATTTAGATGCTTGTAAAGAGTTTTTCTTTAACTCAGGAAGTAAACACTATAAAGAATATGAAGAATTTGTTAATTCATTAAATCAAAGACTACGAACGTTGTATTAA
- a CDS encoding tRNA-dihydrouridine synthase family protein, with translation MMFPLYFAPINTLGNSLYRHLLLQQGADFVFSELLLAKKITHTYYRRKLILPLADISKTIFQIGAGSKAEVSAAVNFLTERIRGIVEINLNMGCPQSTMQNNKVCGGLLLDEVIMQDVAKMLVIECEKKGIIPSVKLRLGTSKEDICIRKYVFLLSEVGIKKIYIHLRPLRYNYTHPVLVEPVVGLQEDFPTVQIILNGDVDSYEAYEQLAHVGCQGVMIGRAALSNPFIFEQIKHKLLTTSGAYDPLRKDPELLINGQHSGMGAKKKKFVLEFLDGASELPLSVVKANLSWLTKGVSARGKFIETISTEKDIAAIIETFKEHFVSKTV, from the coding sequence ATGATGTTTCCTCTTTATTTTGCCCCAATAAATACGCTTGGTAATTCTTTGTATAGGCATTTATTATTACAACAGGGTGCAGATTTTGTTTTCTCTGAACTTTTACTCGCTAAAAAAATAACTCATACTTATTATCGGCGAAAATTAATTCTTCCCTTAGCAGATATTTCTAAAACGATTTTTCAAATCGGCGCAGGATCTAAAGCAGAGGTTAGTGCTGCAGTAAATTTTCTTACAGAGCGAATAAGGGGCATTGTTGAGATTAATTTGAATATGGGTTGTCCACAATCAACGATGCAAAACAACAAGGTGTGCGGCGGATTGCTTTTAGATGAAGTCATCATGCAAGACGTTGCAAAAATGCTAGTTATTGAGTGTGAAAAAAAAGGCATTATTCCTAGTGTAAAATTACGATTAGGTACAAGTAAAGAAGATATTTGTATTCGCAAATATGTTTTTTTACTTTCTGAAGTTGGTATTAAAAAAATTTATATACATTTGCGTCCTCTTCGTTATAATTATACGCATCCTGTTTTAGTTGAGCCAGTTGTTGGTTTGCAAGAAGATTTTCCGACTGTTCAGATTATTTTAAATGGCGATGTTGATTCTTACGAAGCGTATGAGCAACTAGCACATGTAGGTTGTCAGGGGGTAATGATAGGTCGAGCAGCACTTTCAAATCCTTTTATTTTTGAGCAGATAAAACATAAGTTGCTAACAACAAGTGGTGCGTACGATCCCTTACGAAAAGACCCAGAATTACTTATCAATGGACAACATAGCGGTATGGGTGCTAAAAAAAAGAAGTTTGTTCTTGAGTTTTTAGACGGCGCAAGCGAATTGCCGCTTAGTGTTGTAAAAGCAAATTTATCGTGGCTCACGAAAGGAGTGAGCGCGCGAGGAAAATTCATAGAAACTATTTCTACAGAAAAAGATATTGCTGCTATAATAGAAACATTTAAAGAGCATTTCGTTTCAAAAACAGTATGA